One genomic segment of Blastopirellula marina includes these proteins:
- the aroC gene encoding chorismate synthase has translation MLRYWTAGESHGKTLLAMIDGFPAGLAIDEEPINRELARRQGGYGRGGRQRIETDKVEVMTGIWKGLTLGSPIALQVINRDYKLERLEDLPRPRPGHGDLTGAIKFLGPIRAILERASARETAVRVAAGALAKQLLAEFGIQVYGFVDELGGIAIDRPENVDDVDAMIAKRDESIIYSLNPAQDPQFKELIDKTGKAGDTLGGIVEVRVVGAPFGLGTHAQWERKLDGKLAQAVMAVQAIKGVEIGMGFEAARLPGSQVHDPIHYDATQLESTNLGYTRPTNNAGGLEAGMTNGQTIVVRAAKKPISTLAKPLESVNLETKESATASYERSDVCAVSAASVIVESVVAFEIATALVDKFGGDSLEEMKARYQLFMNMARKR, from the coding sequence ATGTTGCGTTATTGGACAGCGGGCGAATCCCACGGAAAAACTCTTCTCGCCATGATCGACGGCTTTCCGGCCGGCCTGGCAATTGACGAAGAACCCATCAATCGCGAGCTTGCTCGACGCCAGGGAGGGTATGGCCGTGGTGGACGACAGCGAATCGAGACCGACAAGGTCGAAGTGATGACCGGCATCTGGAAGGGTCTCACGCTGGGAAGTCCAATCGCTTTGCAGGTTATCAATCGCGACTACAAACTGGAACGCCTGGAAGATCTGCCGCGTCCGCGTCCCGGCCATGGCGACCTCACTGGCGCGATCAAGTTCCTCGGTCCGATCCGAGCTATCCTCGAACGTGCCAGTGCTCGCGAGACGGCTGTTCGCGTCGCCGCTGGTGCCCTGGCCAAACAGCTTCTGGCTGAGTTCGGCATTCAGGTTTACGGCTTCGTGGACGAGCTCGGAGGCATTGCCATCGATCGTCCGGAAAACGTGGACGATGTCGATGCGATGATCGCCAAACGGGATGAGAGCATCATCTACTCCCTCAATCCTGCACAAGATCCCCAGTTCAAAGAACTGATCGACAAGACGGGCAAAGCAGGCGATACGCTGGGCGGGATTGTCGAAGTCCGTGTAGTCGGTGCTCCGTTCGGTTTGGGCACCCATGCTCAGTGGGAACGCAAGCTCGATGGCAAGTTGGCCCAGGCGGTCATGGCTGTGCAAGCGATCAAAGGGGTAGAGATCGGCATGGGCTTCGAGGCGGCTCGCTTACCGGGCTCTCAGGTTCACGATCCGATCCACTACGACGCAACCCAATTGGAATCGACCAACCTGGGCTATACCCGCCCCACCAACAACGCTGGCGGGCTGGAAGCCGGCATGACCAACGGTCAGACGATTGTCGTGCGTGCCGCCAAGAAGCCGATCAGCACGCTGGCCAAGCCGCTGGAATCGGTCAACCTGGAAACGAAAGAGTCGGCCACGGCTTCGTACGAACGAAGCGACGTGTGTGCCGTCTCGGCAGCAAGTGTGATTGTCGAAAGTGTGGTGGCATTCGAGATCGCCACGGCTCTGGTCGACAAATTCGGTGGCGATAGCCTCGAAGAAATGAAGGCCCGTTACCAACTGTTCATGAATATGGCTCGGAAGCGTTAA